TTCGCCGGAAGCCAGCAGTTGCAACGGCTGCGCGCCCGAGGTCCACCAGACAAGGTTCGGTTTCAACGCATCAAGCTTGGCGAAGGCGCGATCGATGCCCTCAGGCGTCGCCAGGACGTCGTAAACCTTGTCTGCCGGCACGCCGTCGGCCATCAGCGCGAATTCGAGCGTATATTTCGGTCCCTTGCGCAGGGCGCGCTTGCCGGGGAATTTCTTCACGTCCCAGAACTCGGCCCAGGATTTGGGGCCATCGGCAATCTTGGCGCCGTCATAAGCGATGGCGGTCGACCAGACGATGGCGCCGACGCCGCAGTCACTCACCGCCGAAGGCAGAAATGCATCCTTGCCGCCAAGCTTGTCCCAGTCCACCTTCTCAAAAAGCCCGTCGGCGCAGCCGAGCGAGAGTTCATCGGCTTCGACCTCCACGGCATCCCAGGAAGGGTTGCCCGCCTTGACCTTTGCCTGAAGGACGCCGATGCCGCCGTCCCAGGCCTCGTCGAGCAGAGGCTTGCCGGTAACATTGGAGAACGGCTTGAAATAGATCTCCCGCTGCGCATCCTGAAAATTCCCGCCCCAGGACGCTATGGTAAGATCCCGGGCCACGCCCGGTCCCGCGGCGAGCGCCAGCGATAGCAGGCCGAGAGCCGTAATCGTCGAAGTGTTCTTGAATTTCATTCGCGTTCCCTTGCTTGTTGAGCGTCCGTCTGACGCCGGTGAAAGCCACGAACCTTGGGATCGTTGGCAATCGCGGCCGCTCGCAAGAGATGGGCAAAGCCGGCGTCTGCAGACTTTACTTGGTGTCGTCTCCGAGGCGGAGCGGCGTGTTGCGGGCAATGCTGGCGGATGTCCGGTAGGGCGGGAAGGCGCTTTTTGTTGACCGCGGTGGACACATGGATGCACCGCTCCCGACCAGTCTTTCCAGGAAAGTGGCCGCACCGCCCCGCAAATTTGATGGTTTCGCTTGCGAAAGGCGAAAAACGCAATTGTCAGCCGGTAGGCGAGTGGTGCATTTTATGCACCACCGTGCACCACTCTTCGTTACGCCAAGATTGCGATTTCCATGGCATATGGAAATGCAGATGGCATTCCGATCTTGGTTCGGCGGAACCAATTTCCGTTCTGGGAGACAGGATTGCGCAGGGGGAAATCATCGCCAGATGAACAGGAAGGCGTTCCGAAACGCGGACGTTTGCCGCCGCTTTCGATGGTGCGCGCCTTCGAGGCGGTCAGCCGCCTGGGGTCGATGCGGCGAGCCGCGGACGATCTCAATCTCAGTCACACCGTCATATCCCGCCACGTCCGCAATCTCGAAGCCTGGTTTGGCACGCGGCTTGTCGATGCCGGACCGCGCGGCATCAGGCTGACGGCGGAAGGCAGGGTTTTTGCCGAGACGGTGGGGGCGGCTTTCGACCTCATCGCCAAATCGACGGCCGAACTGCGTCCGGCAGTCAATCGCACGGTCTTGCGCATCTGGTGCGTGCCCGGTTTCGCGACACGGTGGCTGACGCCGCGCTTCAACCAGCTCCAGCTTGCCTTGCCCGGCATCGATTTCGTGATGCGCGCGACCGATCTCGAGCCGGATTTCACCCGCTATGAGGCCGATGTCGACATCCGCTATTCCGAGGAGCCAAGGGGGAATGTCCGCTGGATCCTGCTGGAAAGGCCGCGCATGTTCCCGGTCACCAGCCCCGAATGGATCAGCCGAAACGCGCCGATACGGACCCTTGACGATCTGGTGCGACAGCCGCTGATCCACGAGGAAAGCCGCGATCAGTGGCGGCAATGGTTTCGCAAGGCTGGCTTCGAGCATGAAGTGACCTTGAATGGCCCGCGGCTGTGGTCGGCCAACCTGACCGTCGACGCGGCGGTGGCCGGCCAAGGCATAGCACTGGCCACCCGCCTGATCGCCGCAGATGATTTGCGCGCCGGGCGGCTCGTCGAATTGCTGGAAACCGACGTCCGGCTCGGCGGCTATTATTTGGTCGGACCTCGGGAGCGTTGGAATGAGGTGACGTCGGCGCGTTTCCGAGCATGGCTGCAGCAGTCGATCGCTGAAACCACCGGAGGTCACGCCTCTCATGAAAGCGGTAATCCCAGTCGATAAGCGTGTGCTCCGATCTCACGTTTTCAAGCTTGCCAATCGCAGCGTCTCGCCGACGAACGCGGTCTTGCCGCCGGTGTAGAAATCCCAATCGTTGCCTGCTTCCGCCGCCAGCCGGCGTTTCAGATCGGCATAGGCCGTGGCCCTTTCGGAGTGATCCCGGAGATAGTCGCGAAACAGGATGCGCTCCCGATGGGCGCGATTACCGCAGCCGCAAAGATAGAGCTTGAAGCCATGACCTTCGTGATCGCGGGTAAAGGCCCAGCGTTTCTCTCCCCTATCGCCGTGGAAGACAAAATCCGCAGCGCGCACCATTTCGATCGCCATCGGCAGAACGTCGTCGGAGATCGTCACGACATCGAGGTCGATCTTTGGCTTGGCCGCAAGTCCAGGCACCGAGGTGCTGCCGATATGGTCGATGGACAGCACGAGATCGCCGAGCAGGGTGGAGATCTCGGCGCTGATGTCGGCAAAGAGCAGCGGCCAAGAAGGATCGTAGTCGACGACCTTGATGGCGCGCATGCCTTCCTTCCGATCTCAGTGAACCTCGGCGAGCAATTCGTCCAGGATCGCGATCATCTTCTGCTCGGCTTCTTCGAGCGAGCCGCTATTGTCGAGTTCCGTCACGTCGTATTCGCCGCGCACCGTCAGCGGTCCGCGGGCAAGCCGCGCCATGATATCCTCATGCGTCTCACGTCCGCGCGCCTCCAGCCGGCCGGCGAGCACTTCGGGGCTGGCGGTGACGTTGATGACCTTCAGCCGCGGGAAGGCCGCCTGAAAGCGGTGCAGCGCCGAGCGCGAGCCGTTGGCGACGACGATATGGCCTCGCGACAGCGCCACCGAGACCTCGGCCGGAATGCCGTATTTCAGGCCGTGCGCTTCCCACCAGACGGCGAAGGAGCCTGACTGCTCCATCGCGGCAAACCCTTCGAGGGAGACGGAAAGATGATCCTCGCCGCCGGCATCGCGGTGGCGGGTGATGACGCGGCGGGTGAAGTGAACGTTTTCACGGCCGGCAAAACGCCGGGCCGCGAGATTCATCAGCGTGTCCTTGCCGGCGCCGCTCGGTCCGACGACGACGACCATGATGCCGCGCTCGGCTCCGGCTGCGGCGTGGGGTTCGCGCGGGCTCATGCGACACGGCGTCCCTGGCGCCAAACGGAGCGTGTCACCGGCACGCCATGCGCGCGGTGGACGCGGACGAGATCGGCGCGCAGTCCCGTCGCGATCCGGCCGCGATCGTCGAGGCTGACGGTGCGGGCGGGCGTCGACGTCACCATGGCGATCGCCTTCGGCAAGGTAATGCTCTCGACTTCATCGGCGAGGATGAAGGGCGCATGCAGCAGGCTGAGCGGCACGTAATCGGAGGACAGCACGTCGAGCACGCCCATCTCGGCGAGGTCGCGGGCGGCGATATTGCCGGAGTGGGACTTGCCGCGCACGATGTTCGGCGCCCCCATCAACACGCTCATGCCGTGTTCGTGCGAGGCGCGGGCGGCGTCGAAGCTGGTCGGGAATTCGGCAAGCCGCACGCCGTTGTCGATCGCCTCGCCGACATGCGACAGGGTCGCATCGTCATGGCTCGCCACTGTGATGCCGCGCTCGGCGCAGACCTTGGCGATGGCGTTGCGATGCGGCGTCGAATTGCGCGCCGATTCCGCCTGGCGCTTGGCGACGAAGCGGGCGAAGACCTCGTCGCTTAAGCCCCGCTTCTTCTGGTAGTAGAAGATATATTGGTCCATCGTCTGGAACTGCCGCTGGCCGGGCGCATGGTCCATCAGCGAGACGAGCCGCACATGCCGGTCGTTTTCGAAATCGGCGAAATGTTCGAGCACATTGTCGGCCGAGACCTCGCAGCGCAGGTGGAGGAGGTGCTCGGCGCGCAGCCGGCCTTCCTTCTCTGCCGACTGGATGGCGTCGGCCATTTCGCGCATCTCTCCATGTTCGAAGCCGCCGTCCTCGTCCGCACCCATGCGCAGGCAGTCGAACACCGTGGTGATGCCGGAGGTGACGATCTGGGCGTCATGCGCCTGGACCGCGGCGGTCTTGTTCCAGCGAATGCCGGGACGCGGCTGGTAATGGCCTTCGAGGTGATCGGTGTGCAGTTCGACGAGGCCGGGAATGACGTAATCGCCTTCGAAATCTTCGCCGGCTACCGAGCTTCCCTCGGAAATGTCGGCGATCTTGCCGTCGCGAATGAGGATCGAGCCTGCGAGGATGTCATCCTCGAGAACGATGCGGGCGTTGGAAAACACGGTCTCTTTGCTCATCTCGTCGGGTCTTTCAGCTTTTGGCGCCGGAAAGCGGCAGCCAGGAATGAACTTTGAACGGGGCGCCGCGCGTTTCCTCGATGAAGACGGCAAGGCCGGAAATCGTAATCGGCCGGCCGGTGAAATCGGCAAAGCGCTCGGTCAGAATGGCTTTCATCACCGCGGCGCGTGTCTCGGGCACCTGGCCGGTAAGCGTCATGTGGAAGCCGAAATCCTCCATCACATAAGGATAACCCCAGCGCTGCAGATTGGCGCGCTGGCTGTCGCTGAGCTTCTCCGGGTTGCGCCGCGCCATATCGGCCTCGGACAACGCTGCGCGAAACGGTTCGAAGGACCTTACCACCTTCGCGGCGAAATCCTGAAGAGGTTGATGAAGAGAACCGGGAACAAGGGCAAAAAAACGGCCGAGCTGGCCGAGCACCAGTTCGGGAATCTCGAAAGCTTCAGTGCGCGCGGCAAACTCCTCGGCGACCGCCATCAGATCCTTCTCGGTGACCGAGGCGGCGAGCGAAAACGGCGCCTTGATCGTCGCGTGAAAGCCGTAGCGGCGCGGGTCGGCGGTCAGTTCGAACTGTTCTGCCGCACCGAGTTGCGCTTCATCCGGCGCAGGATAGGTCTCGCCGCTAAATGCATCGCGGCCGAGCCAGAGCGAGGCCGCGCCGGTCAGGGGATCATCCTTCGGCGGCGAGAAATAGAGAGCGTAGCGCAAGGCTTTTATCCTGGGGATCGTCGAAACGGGGAGCGCACTGTGCAGTGATTTGGCGGCGAACCGCAAGCAGCTCCCGGCTAAAAGATTTCCGTGACAGAATGATGATGGGGAGCAGCCGCCACGACCTCTCGAGCGGATGAATCAGTGGGTTTTCGTGCCCATCAGCCGGTGGCGCAGCGCGTTCGAAGCGGCGTCGAAAAGGAAGACGACGATCAGGATCAGGATGACCATGTAGGCAACGTTTTCCCAGTTGGCGTTGGTGCGCATCGCCTCCCACAATTTAAGCCCGATGCCGCCCGCGCCGACGGCGCCGATGATGGTCGCGCCGCGCACGTTCGATTCCCATTGGTAGAGCGTCTGGCTGACGATGACGGGAACGATCTGCGGCATAATGCCGTAACGCTGGACAAGCACCGGCTGGGCGCCGGTCGATTTGATGCCTTCCCGCGGCTTGTTGTCGATATTCTCCAGCCCTTCGGAATAGAGCTTGCCGAGCGTGCCGGTCTCGGTGAGGAAGATCGCGCCGCTGCCGGCAAGCGGGCCGGGCCCGAAGGCGCGCGTCAGGAACAGCGCCCAGATCAGCATGTCCACCGAGCGCAGGAAATCGAAAAAGCGCTTCAGGATCTGATTGAGCAGCCGGTTCGGCGTGATATTGCGCGCCGCCAGGAAGGCGAGCGGGAAGGCGGTGAGCGACCCCAGCAGCGTGCCGAGGAATGCCATCACGATCGTCTGGAAAAGCTTGGTCCAGACGTCGCCGTGCTGCCATTCACTGTTGTTCCAGATGTCGTCGAAGGCGAGCGACAGATTGGACTGGTCGGGCTTGATGCGCGGCCCGGAGACGATCAGGCCGACGACCTCGCCGACCGGCTTGTCGAAGAAGGACGATTGCGTGTCGAAGATGAAATTCGCCCAGCCGATGAAACGCTTGCGGATTTTCACCCGATCGACGGAGATGCTGACATTGCCGGCAAAGCCGAGATCGGCGAGCACATTGTCATCATAGACGGTCATCCAGCCGGGCACTGGTCCGACGACTTTCGGCGCACCGCTCGAAACATCGACCGGGACGCTGATGCCGTGGGCGGTGACGATCGTCTGGCTCTTCGAAACGGTGACGGTGCGGCTGGTGCCGCTGATCGAAACGGTGATGCTGCCATCGGGATTGTTGACCAGCCAGTCCGGATGCGGATTGTCGCCGAGCGGCGAGAAGCGCGGATAGCGGATGTCGATCGAGCCGTCGTCCTCGATGCGGAATTCCGGCTGAACGTCGTAGCTCACCCATTGGCTGAGATAGATGCCGACGCGCTCCCAATGGGCTTCGGCGAAAAGCTTGGGCAGGTCGAAGAACCAGACGGCATAGAGGCTGTAGAGCAGCGTCGCGATCAGGATCATCAGCCCGCCGAAACGCTGGCGGAACGACCGGTGGAAATATTCCGGATAGCGCGCTTCGATTTCGTTCATGCGGTTTGCGTCGATCACCGTCATGGCAGCCTCAATGTTGCAGGAGGAAGGCATGCTCGCCGACGAGGCGGCGGCGCAGCCACGCGGAGAACTGGTCGACGGCGACGATCGTCACGAACAGCAGCAGAACCAGCGCCATCGTCTTGGCGCCGAAGCCGCGCGAGATCGAAAGCTTCAGTTCCTCGCCGATGCCGCCGCCGCCGACGGCGCCGATGATGGTCGAGGCACGCACGTTGATCTCGAGGCGCAAGAGCGCATAGGAGGTGAAATTCGGCAGCACCTGCGGCAGAGCCGCGAAGCGCACGCGCTCCCACCAGTTGGCGCCGACGGCCTTCATGCCCTCATGCGGCTTCATGTCGATATTCTCGGCCACTTCGTAGAAGAGTTTGCCGAGTGCGCCGATCGTGTGCAGGGTGATGGCGATGATGGCGGCGACCGGCCCGATCGACAGGATCGCCGAAAACAGGCCGGCAATGACGATCTCGGGGAAGGCGCGCAGGAATTCCATCAGACGCTTGGTGAAGACGCGCAGCGGCCAGGAACTCGTCAGGTTGCGCGCGGCAAAAAAGCTCAACGGAACGGCAAAGACGAAGGCGACGATCGTCGAGATCAGCGCCACGTTGATGGTGACGATCATCAGCTCGAAATATTCGGGAATGTAGAAGGCGCCTGATATATAGACGCGACCCTTGTCGAAATTGAATTCTTCGCCGCCCTTGTCGTTGACGCTCGCAATGTCGAAAAGTGCGCGCCAGACATCGTTCCAGTCCTTGGGGATGAGCCAGCTCAAAAAGTCGAAGAGATGCGGCAGGCGGTCGAAGAAATGGCCGGCATTGCTCTCGTCGGCGAAGCGCACGGAACTGACGAAAGCCGCAATCAGGATAACCAGGCCGAGAATAGTGTAGAAACGGCGCCTGGCGACCATCCGCTCCCAGGCGGTGCGGATATCCCCAGTGCTCTGCATGTGCGGCTGTGTATCGGCAACAGTCATGGACGCCTCGCCCGATCAAAGATAAAGGGCGGCCGTTTCCGGCCGCCCCGCATTCCAAAGGCCGATCAGCCGCCGATGGCAGCCTTACGCACTTCGACGACGGTGTTGTAGAATTCGTGCTTGACGGGGGCGTAGCCCTTGTAGTCGCCGCCTTCGATGGCTGCGAAGCACTTGTGATCCTTCTCAGGCAGGGCCGTGAAGAAGGCTGCGAGCTTCGTCTGCCAGTCCTCGCCGAGAGCGTTGCGAACGACGAGCGGGCCGTTCGGGATCAGCGGCGAACGCCAGACTTCAACCAGCTTGTTCGGATCGACGGCGCCCTTGTCGACTTCCTTGCGGAAGGTGCCGGAGGTGTAGCCATCCTTGAAATCGCCGATGCCCGAGCTATCGTCGACGGCGACGTCGACCTTGCCGTCGTAAGCGGCGAGAAGGTTGTTCTCATGGCCGCCGTTGAACTGGGTCGAGGCGAAGAACTTGTCGTTCGGCATGCCCGTGTCCTTCGGGATCTGCGTCAGCGGAACGAGATAGCCCGAGGTGGAATCCGGATCGGCGTAGCCGAGCTTCTTGCCCTTGGCGTCCTGAATGGTCTTGATGCCCGAGGACTTCAGAGCGAGACCGATCGAGTGGTAGCCGGTTGAACCATCCTTCTGCTGCGTCGTCAGGATCGGCGTGACAGCCTTCGGATCCTTGATGTAGACGGCTGCGTAGCCGGAAGCGCCGAGTTCGGCGAAGTCGAGCGTGCCGCCGAGAAGGCCCTGGATAACGCCGTCATAGTCGGCGGCCGGGAAGAGCGAAACCTTCTCGAAGCCGAATTCCTGCTTCAGGTGGTCTGCCAGGCAGGCATAGTTGCGCAGGCGGTCGGTTTCGTTTTCGCCGCCGAGGATGCCGATGCGGAATTCCTTGAGGTCTGCAGCATTGGCGGCGCCGGCGAGCGCGAAGAGCGCCGTTGCCGCAAAGAGTGCTTTCTTCAACATGAGTTCTCTCCTATTGACCGGTATCCCCCGGCCTTCCGTTACGAAGAAGTGTGCCCTTGACGCGGGCGCTCGATCGCTGCCGCCTTGTTCAGAGGCCGGCCAGCGCCAGCGGTTGGATGCCGGCGGTTTGATTGTCTGCCCGCTCCGGGGCGATGTTGATCGACGTCGAGGTCATCGTTTCGTCGATGCCGGCGCCGTCCTTGTCCGTCCCGTAGATTTCCCTTACCGCTTCTGCCGTCAGCTCCGAGGGCTTGCCGTCGAAGACGACGCGGCCGCCGGCCATGCCGACGATGCGCTCACAATAGCTGCGGGCGGTATCGAGCGTGTGGAGGTTGGTGATGACGGTGATGCCCTCGCGCTCGTTGATATCGCGCAGCGCATCCATGACGATCTTCGCGTTCAGCGGGTCGAGTGAGGCGATCGGCTCGTCGGCGAGCACCATCTTCGGGTTCTGCATCAGCGCGCGGGCGATCGCCACGCGCTGCTGCTGGCCGCCGGAAAGCGTGCCGGCCGGCTGCAGCGCCGTCTGTTCGATGCCGAGACGTTCGAGTGCCGCGATGGCATGCACACGCTCCTCGCGGCTGAAAATGTTGAGCAGGCTCAGAAGCGTCGAGCGGTGATTGAGGCGGCCGAGCATGACATTTGTGAGAACGTCGAGGCGCGGCACCAGGTTGAACTGCTGGAAGATCATCGCGCAGTCGCGCTGCCAGTTGCGCAGAGCCCGGCCGCGAAGCCCGGAAACTTCGAGGCCGGCGAAATGAATGGAGCCGGAGCTCGGCTCCTGAAGGCGGTTGATCATGCGCAGCAGCGTCGACTTGCCGGCGCCGGAGCGGCCGATGATGCCGACCATCTGGCCCTGAGGAATGTCGAGCGTGACGGAATCGACGGCGAGCTTTTGTCCGAAACGACGTGTGACATTCTTCAGCTCGAACATCATGCTTTTCCCTTGCACTCCAGGCCTTGGTCAGCATCGCATTAGTCCCGCTTGATGAACCTCACGTGTCATATTTGTGTAAGTCGTGTCACAATTCTTCACCCCTAAATCGGGGGTTTAACCCTCGTAGCGGGAGGAAATCTTCCGCGCTCAGGTTGCGAAAATCGTCCAGAGCCAGGCGCAACCGGTCGTGCTCCCAGTCCCACCAGGAGAGCCTGTCCATCCGCTCGCCGATCTCTTTTGGAAAGCGCTCGCGGATAAGCTTGGCCGGCACGCCGCCGACGATCGTGTAGGGCGCGACGTCCTTGGACACGACGGCGCCGGCCCCGATGACGGCGCCGTTGCCGACGTTGACGCCGGGCAGGATGGTCGCTCCGTGGCCGATCCAGACGTCATTGCCGATCGTCACCCGGTTTGCGCGCCGCCATTCGAAGAAATCCGTTTCCATATCGCCATCCGGCCAATAGTCGGCGGCCCGATAGGTGAAATGATGCAGCGTCGCGCGCCAGGTCGGATGGTTGGTGGCGTTGATCCGCACGGCGGCGGCGATATTGACGAACTTGCCGATCGTCGCGCACCAGACGGAGCCGTCCTGCATGATGTAGGAATAGTCGCCGAACGTGGCTTCGCTGATGCGGCAGCGTTCGGACACCTCCGTATAACGCCCGAAGGTGGAATCGCTGACGGATGCCGTCTCATGGACGTAAGGCTCGATACCAAGCTTGCGGCTCATGCGGCAATCTTTCTCGGCGAAAACTGCTGGACGTCGAGGGTCCGGTCGGCGACGGCTTCGCGCACTTCCTCATCGTGGAAGATGCCGAGAAGGGCGACGCCCGCCTTCTTCTTTTCCGCGATCATCTCGACGACGACGGCGCGGTTGCGGGCATCGAGCGAGGCCGTGGGTTCATCGAGAAGCAGGATCGTATGCTCGGTGATGAAGCCGCGGGCAATGTTGACGCGTTGCTGCTCGCCGCCGGAGAAGGTGGCGGGCGGAAGCTGCCAGAGCGCTTCCGGCAGGTTGAGCTTGGCAAGCAGGGCGCCGGCCTTTTCCCGTGCCGAAGCGGCTTCCTCGCCGCGCGCCACCAGTGGTTCGGCAACCACGTCGATTGCCGCCACGCGCGGCACGGTGCGCAGGAACTGGCTGACATAGCCGAGCGTGTTGCGCCGCACGTTGAGCACGGTGCGCGGATCGGCTGAGGCCAGATCGACGATGCGCCCATCGTGGCGGATGAGGATCTGGCCGGTATCAACGGCATAATTGCCGTAGATCATCTTGAGCAGCGAGCTCTTTCCGATGCCCGAGGGGCCGCCGAGCACGACGCACTCGCCTGAGGCGACCGAGAACGCGACATCGGAGACAACAGGCAGCCTGATGCCGTCGCGCAGGTGCATGGTGAAGCTCTTCGAGACTTCGGAAACGACGAGGGGCGTTGCCATGATTTGTTCTTCCTTGGTTTGGGACCTCAGACCTGCAGGATCGAGGAGACGAGCAGCTGCGTATAGGGTTCGCGCGGATCGTCGAGCACGCGGTCGGTGAGCCCGTGTTCGATGACGTAGCCGTCCTTCATCACCATCATCCGGTGCGAGAGCAGGCGGGCGACGGCAAGATCGTGGGTGACGATAATGGCCGAGAGGCCGAGATTGTTGACAAGGCCGCGCACCAGATCGAGCAGGCGCGCCTGCACCGAAACGTCGAGGCCGCCTGTGGGTTCGTCCATGAAGACGAGGCGCGGGCCGGTGACGAGATTGCGGGCGATCTGCAGGCGCTGGCGCATGCCGCCGGAAAAGGCGCGCGGCTGGTCGTCGATGCGGTCGGCGTCGATCTCGACGCGTTCAAGCCAGTCGATCGCCGAGGCGCGGATCTTGCCGTAGTGCCGGTCGCCAATCGCCATCAGCCGTTCGCCGACATTGGCGCCGGCCGATACCGTCATGCGCAGGCCGTCGGCCGGGTTCTGGTGCACGAAGCCCCAGTCCGTGCGCATCAGGAAGCGCCGCTCGGCCTCGTTCATGCGGTAGAGATCGCGGTAGCTGCCGTCGCGCATGTGATATTCGACGCTGCCGGTACTCGGCAGCAGCCGGGTGGAGAGGCAGTTGAGCAGGGTCGTTTTGCCGGAGCCGGATTCCCCGACGATGGCGAGCACTTCGCCGGGCCAGAGCTCGAAGGAGACGTCGCGGCAGCCGATGCGGTTGCCGTAGAATTTGGAAACGTCATGGACTTTGAGAAGCGGGATATCGCTCATTCTGCAGCCTCCCGGGCCAGCATCTCGCCGGCATGCCCCTGCGCGCGGCGGTCTCCGCAATGATCGGTGTCTGAGCAGACGAACATGCGCCCGCCCTTGTCGTCGAGAACCACTTCGTCGAGATAGACATCTTCAGCGCTGCAAAGGGCGCAGGGCTTGTCGAAGCGCTGGATATCGAAGGGATAATCCTCGAAATCCAGGCTGACGACGTCGGTATAGGGCGGAACCGCATAGATGCGTTTCTCGCGTCCGGCGCCGAAGAGCTGCAGCGCATCCGACATGTGCATCTTCGGATTGTCGAATTTCGGCGTCGGCGACGGGTCCATGACATAGCGGCCGTGGACCTTCACCGGATAGGCGTAGGTCCGCGAGATGCGGCCGTTATGGGCGATGTCCTCGTAGAGCTTCACATGCATGAGCCCGTATTCTTCGAGCGCATGCATCTTGCGGGTTTCGGTCTCGCGCGGTTCGAGGAAACGCAGCGGTTCGGGGATAGGCACCTGGTAGACGAGCACCTGGCCGGCCTTGAGCTTTTCCTCCGGAATACGGTGACGCGTCTGGATGATCGTCGCGTCGCTGGTATGGGTCGTTACCGCGACATTGGCGACCTTCTGGAAGAAGGCGCGGATGGAAACGGCGTTGGTCGTGTCGTCGGCGCCCTGGTCGATGACCTTGAGCACGTCATCAGGCCCGATGATCGAGGCCGTCACCTGCACGCCGCCGGTGCCCCAGCCGTAGGGCATCGGCATTTCGCGCGAGGCGAAGGGCACCTGGTAGCCCGGAATGGCGATCGCCTTCAGGATGGCGCGGCGGATCATCCGCTTGGTCTGTTCGTCGAGATAGGCGAAGTTGTAGCTGGCGAGATCGGTCATTCGGCGGCTTCCTTCATGTCTTCGCCGCCGTTGCGGCCGGCTTCGAATTCGCGGCGCATGCGGCGGACGAGATCGAGTTCGGCCTGGAAGTCCACATAATGCGGAAGCTTCAGGTGCTCGACGAAGCCTGTCGCCTGGACGTTGTCGGAATGGGAAATGACGAATTCCTCGTCCTGTGCCGGCGCGGTTATATCCTCGCCAAGCTCTTCGGCGCGAAGCGCCCGATCAACAAGCGACATCGCCATCGCCTTGCGCTCGCTCTGGCCGAAGACCAAGCCGTAGCCGCGGGTGAATTGCGGCGGCGCCTTGGCCGAACCCTTGAACTGGTTGACCATCTGGCATTCGGTGATCTGGATGACACCGAGCGAGACGGCAAAACCAAGTTCCGGCACGTCGAATTCCACCTCGACCTCGCCGATGCGGATTTCACCGGTGAAGGGGTGGTTGCGGCCATAGCCGCGCTGGGTGGAATAACCGAGCGCCAGCAGGAAGCCCTCGTCGCCGCGGGCAAGCGCCTGCAGGCGCAGGTCGCGCGTCATCGGGAATTCCATCGG
This Rhizobium acidisoli DNA region includes the following protein-coding sequences:
- a CDS encoding ABC transporter substrate-binding protein, which produces MKFKNTSTITALGLLSLALAAGPGVARDLTIASWGGNFQDAQREIYFKPFSNVTGKPLLDEAWDGGIGVLQAKVKAGNPSWDAVEVEADELSLGCADGLFEKVDWDKLGGKDAFLPSAVSDCGVGAIVWSTAIAYDGAKIADGPKSWAEFWDVKKFPGKRALRKGPKYTLEFALMADGVPADKVYDVLATPEGIDRAFAKLDALKPNLVWWTSGAQPLQLLASGEVAMTSAYNGRITGINRSEGRQFKVVWPGSIYAVDSWVVLKGAENKDAAFDFIAFASKAENQAKLPQYIAYGLPNKEAGKSVPPDQLADLPTTEANMQEAVSLDTDFWIDNSEALTKRFDAWLAQ
- a CDS encoding LysR substrate-binding domain-containing protein translates to MRRGKSSPDEQEGVPKRGRLPPLSMVRAFEAVSRLGSMRRAADDLNLSHTVISRHVRNLEAWFGTRLVDAGPRGIRLTAEGRVFAETVGAAFDLIAKSTAELRPAVNRTVLRIWCVPGFATRWLTPRFNQLQLALPGIDFVMRATDLEPDFTRYEADVDIRYSEEPRGNVRWILLERPRMFPVTSPEWISRNAPIRTLDDLVRQPLIHEESRDQWRQWFRKAGFEHEVTLNGPRLWSANLTVDAAVAGQGIALATRLIAADDLRAGRLVELLETDVRLGGYYLVGPRERWNEVTSARFRAWLQQSIAETTGGHASHESGNPSR
- a CDS encoding GrpB family protein: MRAIKVVDYDPSWPLLFADISAEISTLLGDLVLSIDHIGSTSVPGLAAKPKIDLDVVTISDDVLPMAIEMVRAADFVFHGDRGEKRWAFTRDHEGHGFKLYLCGCGNRAHRERILFRDYLRDHSERATAYADLKRRLAAEAGNDWDFYTGGKTAFVGETLRLASLKT
- the phnN gene encoding phosphonate metabolism protein/1,5-bisphosphokinase (PRPP-forming) PhnN yields the protein MSPREPHAAAGAERGIMVVVVGPSGAGKDTLMNLAARRFAGRENVHFTRRVITRHRDAGGEDHLSVSLEGFAAMEQSGSFAVWWEAHGLKYGIPAEVSVALSRGHIVVANGSRSALHRFQAAFPRLKVINVTASPEVLAGRLEARGRETHEDIMARLARGPLTVRGEYDVTELDNSGSLEEAEQKMIAILDELLAEVH
- a CDS encoding alpha-D-ribose 1-methylphosphonate 5-triphosphate diphosphatase is translated as MSKETVFSNARIVLEDDILAGSILIRDGKIADISEGSSVAGEDFEGDYVIPGLVELHTDHLEGHYQPRPGIRWNKTAAVQAHDAQIVTSGITTVFDCLRMGADEDGGFEHGEMREMADAIQSAEKEGRLRAEHLLHLRCEVSADNVLEHFADFENDRHVRLVSLMDHAPGQRQFQTMDQYIFYYQKKRGLSDEVFARFVAKRQAESARNSTPHRNAIAKVCAERGITVASHDDATLSHVGEAIDNGVRLAEFPTSFDAARASHEHGMSVLMGAPNIVRGKSHSGNIAARDLAEMGVLDVLSSDYVPLSLLHAPFILADEVESITLPKAIAMVTSTPARTVSLDDRGRIATGLRADLVRVHRAHGVPVTRSVWRQGRRVA
- a CDS encoding DUF1045 domain-containing protein; translated protein: MRYALYFSPPKDDPLTGAASLWLGRDAFSGETYPAPDEAQLGAAEQFELTADPRRYGFHATIKAPFSLAASVTEKDLMAVAEEFAARTEAFEIPELVLGQLGRFFALVPGSLHQPLQDFAAKVVRSFEPFRAALSEADMARRNPEKLSDSQRANLQRWGYPYVMEDFGFHMTLTGQVPETRAAVMKAILTERFADFTGRPITISGLAVFIEETRGAPFKVHSWLPLSGAKS
- the phnE gene encoding phosphonate ABC transporter, permease protein PhnE encodes the protein MTVIDANRMNEIEARYPEYFHRSFRQRFGGLMILIATLLYSLYAVWFFDLPKLFAEAHWERVGIYLSQWVSYDVQPEFRIEDDGSIDIRYPRFSPLGDNPHPDWLVNNPDGSITVSISGTSRTVTVSKSQTIVTAHGISVPVDVSSGAPKVVGPVPGWMTVYDDNVLADLGFAGNVSISVDRVKIRKRFIGWANFIFDTQSSFFDKPVGEVVGLIVSGPRIKPDQSNLSLAFDDIWNNSEWQHGDVWTKLFQTIVMAFLGTLLGSLTAFPLAFLAARNITPNRLLNQILKRFFDFLRSVDMLIWALFLTRAFGPGPLAGSGAIFLTETGTLGKLYSEGLENIDNKPREGIKSTGAQPVLVQRYGIMPQIVPVIVSQTLYQWESNVRGATIIGAVGAGGIGLKLWEAMRTNANWENVAYMVILILIVVFLFDAASNALRHRLMGTKTH
- the phnE gene encoding phosphonate ABC transporter, permease protein PhnE, producing MTVADTQPHMQSTGDIRTAWERMVARRRFYTILGLVILIAAFVSSVRFADESNAGHFFDRLPHLFDFLSWLIPKDWNDVWRALFDIASVNDKGGEEFNFDKGRVYISGAFYIPEYFELMIVTINVALISTIVAFVFAVPLSFFAARNLTSSWPLRVFTKRLMEFLRAFPEIVIAGLFSAILSIGPVAAIIAITLHTIGALGKLFYEVAENIDMKPHEGMKAVGANWWERVRFAALPQVLPNFTSYALLRLEINVRASTIIGAVGGGGIGEELKLSISRGFGAKTMALVLLLFVTIVAVDQFSAWLRRRLVGEHAFLLQH